Proteins encoded in a region of the Lepidochelys kempii isolate rLepKem1 chromosome 24, rLepKem1.hap2, whole genome shotgun sequence genome:
- the LOC140902963 gene encoding probable G-protein coupled receptor 33 — protein MDRGNMTLSPVTWTNSSQPPASMKSTNLAIAVLLFATFLVGVVGNGLYLWVLGLKMRRTVTTLWFLHLVSCSLLFTLILPFFTVHVLLGFHWVFGMAMCKVLSACTHLGMFSSVFLLALISLDRYTLTCHPVWSRRHRTMSRGRKMVLGVWLASFTLSAPYLAFQETWEKEGGKVICTTYYILSRDQDRAEMQAWRIHMYVVLFVVRFLLGFLLPFCIIAGCYGRMGLEMKEKGLARSRKPIKVMMAAVVSFFCGWLPYHLYQSLTLIRDVPQSLTDAFLLVSIIMFCFNVCFTPVLYLFVGQTFHQVLRTSLFAQVKAAFHEDLDSDVSGPDSRGRTGEKLTAWK, from the coding sequence ATGGACCGAGGCAACATGACCCTCTCACCTGTAACCTGGACAAACTCCAGCCAGCCTCCAGCATCCATGAAGAGCACTAACCTGGCCATTGCTGTGTTGCTCTTTGCTACCTTCCTAGTGGGTGTGGTGGGGAATGGGCTGTACCTGTGGgtgctggggctgaagatgagGAGGACGGTGACCACGCTGTGGTTCCTCCACTTGGTCTCCTGTTCTCTCCTCTTTACCCTGATTCTCCCTTTCTTCACTGTCCATGTTCTCCTTGGTTTCCACTGGGTCTTCGGCATGGCCATGTGCAAGGTCCTCAGTGCCTGCACTCACCTGGGCATGTTCTCCTCTGTCTTCCTCCTTGCCCTCATCAGCCTGGACCGCTACACCCTCACCTGCCACCCAGTCTGGTCCCGGCGTCACCGCACCATGTCCCGGGGCAGGAAGATGgtcctgggtgtgtggctggccTCCTTCACCCTTAGTGCTCCCTACCTGGCTTTCcaggagacctgggagaaggagGGGGGCAAGGTCATTTGCACCACTTATTACATCCTCTCCAGAGACCAGGACAGAGCTGAGATGCAGGCCTGGAGGATACACATGTATGTTGTGCTGTTCGTGGTCCGGTTCCTGCTGGGCTTTCTGCTGCCCTTCTGCATCATCGCCGGATGCTACGGCCGGATGGGGCTGGAGATGAAGGAGAAGGGGCTGGCACGGAGCAGGAAGCCCATCAAAGTCATGATGGCCGCGGTGGTGTCCTTCTTCTGTGGCTGGCTGCCCTACCACCTCTACCAGAGCTTGACGCTCATCAGAGATGTGCCACAATCATTGACTGATGCCTTCCTGCTTGTTAGCATCATCATGTTCTGCTTCAACGTCTGCTTCACTCCAGTCCTCTACCTCTTTGTGGGGCAGACGTTCCATCAGGTGCTCAGGACGTCCCTCTTCGCTCAGGTCAAAGCGGCTTTTCATGAGGATCTCGACAGCGATGTGTCTGGCCCAGATTCTAGAGGGAGAACAGGCGAGAAGCTAACTGCATGGAAGTAG